A portion of the Labilithrix sp. genome contains these proteins:
- a CDS encoding MYXO-CTERM sorting domain-containing protein — protein sequence PPPPPPEDAGSPPPPPPPPADAGSGADAGSGPNSGGEGPGTEEPPPEEPSGKKPKKPTTKPSGTSSGSVTITPKPQPTQETEEGCAMTPGSHGSSTPTSAALGLVVAATLLARRRRRD from the coding sequence TCCGCCTCCGCCGCCGCCGGAGGACGCCGGCTCGCCGCCTCCGCCGCCGCCTCCTCCGGCGGATGCGGGGTCGGGCGCTGACGCGGGCTCCGGACCGAACAGCGGTGGTGAAGGCCCCGGCACCGAGGAGCCGCCGCCGGAGGAGCCTTCGGGCAAGAAGCCGAAGAAGCCGACGACCAAGCCGTCGGGCACCTCGAGCGGATCGGTCACGATCACGCCGAAGCCGCAGCCGACGCAGGAGACCGAGGAAGGCTGCGCGATGACGCCGGGCTCGCACGGCTCCTCGACGCCGACCTCCGCCGCCCTCGGCCTCGTGGTCGCCGCGACCCTCCTCGCGCGCCGCCGCCGCCGGG